Proteins from one Telopea speciosissima isolate NSW1024214 ecotype Mountain lineage chromosome 1, Tspe_v1, whole genome shotgun sequence genomic window:
- the LOC122651743 gene encoding probable transmembrane ascorbate ferrireductase 4 has product MPTLPSLFALIMFARISGFVVAGLVLTWALVFQTSFLPLSSSHEDFLYAVLHPLLMVIGFIIISGEAILVHRSLPGSRNLKKSVHLSMQGVALASGLFGIWTKFHRQNGIVANFYSLHSWMGLITVFLFGAQWLMGFLSFRQRGEVRRTRLTRVLPWHHVFLGLYTYGLAVATAETGLLEKLTLLQTKRNVLKRSAESMVVNSLGLGLALLSGIVILAALSPKHQTRSRRQILQIF; this is encoded by the exons ATGCCTACATTGCCTTCGCTGTTTGCTCTCATTATGTTTGCGAGAATCTCGGGATTTGTAGTTGCAGGCCTAGTGCTCACTTGGGCACTTGTCTTCCAGACGagctttcttcctctttcttcctctcatgAAGATTTCCTCTACGCT GTCCTACATCCGCTGTTAATGGTGATCGGTTTCATAATCATCAGTGGAGAAG CTATTCTGGTGCATCGGTCGCTTCCGGGTTcaagaaatttgaagaaatcgGTACATCTGAGCATGCAAGGAGTGGCTCTGGCTTCTGGGCTCTTCGGAATTTGGACTAAGTTTCATCGCCAGAATGGGATTGTTGCCAATTTCTACAGTCTGCATTCCTGGATGGGTTTGATCACTGTCTTCCTGTTTGGAGCTCAG TGGTTGATGGGGTTCTTGAGCTTTCGGCAAAGAGGGGAAGTTCGAAGAACAAGGCTTACAAGGGTCCTGCCATGGCATCATGTGTTTCTGGGTCTTTACACTTATGGGTTGGCCGTGGCAACAGCCGAGACAGGCCTTCTAGAGAAGCTGACTCTCTTACAAACGAAGAGGAATGTATTGAAACGTTCCGCCGAGTCCATGGTGGTGAATAGTTTAGGACTTGGGTTGGCTTTACTTAGTGGCATTGTAATATTGGCTGCATTGTCTCCTAAGCATCAAACTCGCTCTAGAAGGCAAATTTTGCAAATCTTTTGA